cttgtgggtcctgatagcatctcgccctaactacatgagagcctatatgagagccctgcccttgtgggtcctgatagcatctcgccctaactacatgagagccctgcccttgtgggtcctgatagcatctcgccctaactacatgagagccctgcccttgtgggtcctgatagcatctcgccctaactatataggagccctgcccttgtgggtcctgatagcatctcgccctaactatataggagccctgcccttgtgggtcctgatagcatctcatcctaacacatgagagccctgcccttgtgggtcctgatagcatctcgccctaactacatgagagccctgcccttgtgggtcctgatagcatctcgccctaactacatgagagccctgcccttgtgggtcctgatagcatctcgccctaactacatgagagccctgcccttgtgggtcctgatagcatctcgccctaactatatgagagccctgcccttgtggaacctgatagcatctcgccctaactacatgagagccctgcccttgtgggtcctgatagcatctcgccctaactacatgagagcctatatgagagccctgcccttgtgggtcctgatagcatctcgccctaactacatgagagccctgcccttgtgggtcctgatagcatctcgccctaactacatgagagccctgcccttgtgggtcctgatagcatctcgccctaactacatgagagccctgcccttgtgggtcctgatagcatctcgccctaactatataagagccctgcccttgtgggtcctgatagcatctcgccctaactatatgagagccctgcccttgtgggtcctgatagcatctcgccctaactatataggagccctgcccttgtgggtcctgatagcatctcgccctaactatataagagccctgcccttgtgggtcctgatagcatctcgccctaactatatgagagccctgcccttgtgggtcctgatagcatctcgccctaactatataggagccctgcccttgtgggtcctgatagcatctcgtcctaacacatgagagccctgcccttatgggtcctgatagcatctcgccctaactacatgagagccctgcccttgtgggtcctgatagcatctcgccctaactacatgagagcccttcccttgtgggtcctgatagcatctcgccctaactgaataggagccctgcccttgtgggtcctgatagcatctcgccctaactatataagagccctgcccttgtgggtcctgatagcatctcgccctaactatatgagagccctgcccttgtgggtcctgatagcatctcgccctaactacatgagagcctatatgagagccctgcccttgtgggtcctgatagcatctcgccctaactacatgagagccctgcccttgtgggtcctgatagcatctcgccctaactatataggagccctgcccttgtgggtcctgatagcatctcgccctaactatataagagccctgcccttgtgggtcctgatagcatctcgtcctaacacatgagagccctgcccttgtgggtcctgatagcatctcgccctaactacatgagagccctgcccttgtgggtcctgatagcatctcgccctaactacatgagagccctgcccttgtgggtcctgatagcatctcgccctaactatataggagccctgcccttgtgggtcctgatagcatctcgccctaactatataggagccctgcccttgtgggtcctgatagcatctcatcctaacacatgagagccctgcccttgtgggtcctgatagcatctcgccctaactacatgagagccctgcccttgtgggtcctgatagcatctcgccctaactacatgagagccctgcccttgtgggtcctgatagcatctcgccctaactacatgagagccctgcccttgtgggtcctgatagcatctcgccctaactatatgagagccctgcccttgtggaacctgatagcatctcgccctaactacatgagagccctgcccttgtgggtcctgatagcatctcgccctaactacatgagagcctatatgagagccctgcccttgtgggtcctgatagcatctcgccctaactacatgagagccctgcccttgtgggtcctgatagcatctcgccctaactacatgagagccctgcccttgtgggtcctgatagcatctcgccctaactatataagagccctgcccttgtgggtcctgatagcatctcgccctaactatatgagagccctgcccttgtgggtcctgatagcatctcgccctaactatataggagccctgcccttgtgggtcctgatagcatctcgccctaactatataagagccctgcccttgtgggtcctgatagcatctcgccctaactatatgagagccctgcccttgtgggtcctgatagcatctcgccctaactatatgagagccctgcccttgtgggtcctgatagcatctcgtcctaacacatgagagccctgcccttatgggtcctgatagcatctcgccctaactacatgag
The genomic region above belongs to Schistocerca americana isolate TAMUIC-IGC-003095 chromosome 7, iqSchAmer2.1, whole genome shotgun sequence and contains:
- the LOC124622758 gene encoding uncharacterized protein LOC124622758; the encoded protein is MRALPLWVLIASRPNYMRALPLWVLIASRPNYMRALPLWVLIASRPNYMRALPLWVLIASRPNYMRALPLWNLIASRPNYMRALPLWVLIASRPNYMRAYMRALPLWVLIASRPNYMRALPLWVLIASRPNYMRALPLWVLIASRPNYMRALPLWVLIASRPNYIRALPLWVLIASRPNYMRALPLWVLIASRPNYIGALPLWVLIASRPNYIRALPLWVLIASRPNYMRALPLWVLIASRPNYIGALPLWVLIASRPNT
- the LOC124622759 gene encoding uncharacterized protein LOC124622759, with product MRALPLWVLIASRPNYMRALPLWVLIASRPNYMRALPLWVLIASRPNYMRALPLWVLIASRPNYMRALPLWNLIASRPNYMRALPLWVLIASRPNYMRAYMRALPLWVLIASRPNYMRALPLWVLIASRPNYMRALPLWVLIASRPNYIRALPLWVLIASRPNYMRALPLWVLIASRPNYIGALPLWVLIASRPNYIRALPLWVLIASRPNYMRALPLWVLIASRPNYMRALPLWVLIASRPNT